The DNA segment CGGGCTTACTTCGTAGGCTCGGTGGGCGGCGTGACGCTTGAAACGATTCGGGCCTACGTGGAGGCCCAGGGAACGGAAGAACACGTACACAAGGCCAAAGCCAAGTCAAAAACCAAGTCGTCCGCTTGACCCCCGCTTGGCGCAAGGCTGGTGTGGAACTCGCCTAAGAAGGGGAATGCGCGGACAAGTGTTCATCACAGGCGCTCACGCAATTGGTCGCAAATTCGACCAAGCCATTCGCATTGGTATACCAGAAGGTGGTACCCGCGAGCGCTGCGGAAAACGTCGACGCCCACGCCAGACGATACGCACTCACCCACCGCCAGCACACTGTCTCGGGACAGGTTGGCCCCCGCGCGGCCGGTCAACGTATTCCCATTGTAATATACAGTCCCCGTCTGGTAGCTCCCTACCAGTTAGTCAACGTGACTTTTTAGATTTGTATACGTTAGAAAGCCATCGTCAAGCCGATGCGAAGTTAACTCACCCGTTGCTGGTATGCTGGTACCAGGGCGCAGCCTCCCGGAGGGTCGGATTGAAGGCGCGGGGTCACTGGGGGTGCTTTTTGCGGGTGGTTTTTTGCGGGTGGTCTTTGCGATGTGGCCCTTCCCGAGCGGGCACGGCAATGCCGGGCATGCGTCCAGAGGTGAGCCGGCAGGCGATGCCTGATTCCGAGCGCAGCCGTAGGCGGAGCGTGTGCCCGACCGACGGACGGTTGTGCCGGCCGGTGGTCCTGATTCCGCGTGAAGCGATAGCGCTGATTCCGCCAAGATGATTCCGTAAGCCGATTCCGGCGTATGATTCCGAGTGGGGTTCAGATGCCGAAGGCTGATTATGATCGGGGTCCATGCAGCCCATTTCACCAGGGTGACACCTCACCTATGCGCTACAAATCGGATTGCAAAGCGGTGCATCGGACAACAGGTTGATCACCGCCACTCCCTGCGCTATGCGCAGCAGCACCGCTTGCATCTGCCCGAGATAAGGCCCTTCGATGTCAAAGTCAGTGATCAGGTGAATCATTGACTGCTCCTCGCCCTAAAGGACGGAGATTCCCACTTCACGGAAGCCAGCCCATGCTGCATCACTGCAACACGGGGCTTACAGCCTCTCCATGGGCTGATGCCGCAAGTCCTGCGGCCAACACATTACGCGCAGCGTTAATGTCACGGTCGTGCTGCGTGTCGCATTCCGGACAGGTCCAGGTGCGCACGGACAACGGCATTGAACCTTGGGTATGGCCGCAGACCGAGCAACGCTTGCTGGACGGATACCAGCGATCGATGCCGATCAGGGTGCGGCCATACCACTGCGCCTTGTACTCAAGTTGCCTGACGAATTCAGACCAGCCCGCATCGCTGATCGACTTTGCCAGAGGGTGGTTACGTTGCAGGTCGTTCACGGAAAGCGTCTCGATGGCGATCACTTGGTTCTCGCTGACCAACCGGGTCGAGAGCTTGTGCAGGAAGTCCCTGCGCGAATCCGTGATGTGCGCATGCACGCGCGCGACTTTGCTTTTCGCTTTCGCCCGGTTCTTGGAACCGAGCTTTTTCTTCGCCAATCGGCGCTGGAGCCTGCCCAGGCGGCTTTCGTTCTGCCTGAACGCCTTGGGCGAGGTGACTTTCTCTCCCGTGGAGAGCACGGCGAAATGGGTCAGGCCAAGGTCGATGCCGATCTGCCCCGAGACAACAGGATTTGACGCCACAGCATCATCACAGAGCAAAGACGCGAAATACCGCCCTGCCGCATCCAGGGAGACCGTGACCGTCGTGAGTTTGGCGGCCTTGGGGATTGTGCGCGACCAGCGGATATTGAGCGGTTCGCTCATTTTCGCCAACCGCAGCTCGCGCAGCGCCGGCGTCCAGCGAAATGCGCTGGTGGTATATTCGGCGCTCTGCGGTCCGTGTTTACGCTTGAAGGCTGGGTACCGTGCGCGCTTGGCAAAAAAGTGGGTGAACGCGGTGTTGAGATGGCGCAGTGCCTGCTGCACCGGCACGCTGCTCACGTCGTTGAGCCACGCATGTTCAGGCGTCTTCTTCAGCGCCGTGAGCGCGGCGGACGTCTCGTGGTAACCGACCCGCTCTTGTCGCTGCAACCAGGCGTCGCTGCGCAACCGCAGCATGTGGTTATAGGCAAAGCGCGTGCACCCAAACGTCTGCGCCAGGACTTGCGCCTGCGCAGGCGTTGGATAAAACCGGAACCGGTAGGCGCGCTTCACATTCATGGCTTACACCATAACATTTTTTGTGTAAATGTAAATGCGGCGCCTCAATCAAGAGCCAAGCGGCACCTGTCCTCCCCGCCCTGAACGGCGGGGTTTCTCGGAGCAACGGATGAGAAGGCGTCAGACACGCGAAGGCCGGGACTGAGCCCGGCCTTCGCGTGTCTGACTTATCACAGCTGAGTACGCCCACGTTATTCGTCGGGGCGATCAACCAGCTCAACCAGCGCCATCGGTGCATTATCGCCTGCGCGGAAACCACACTTGAGAATCCGCAGATAACCACCAGGGCGTGTCTTGTAACGCGGACCCAGCTCCGAAAACAGCTTGCCGACGATTTCCTTGTCGCGCAGGCGGTCAAAGGCCATACGGCGATGATGGACGCTGTCTTCCTTTGCCAGCGTGATCAGGGGCTCTGCGGTCCGGCGCAATTCCTTGGCCTTGGGCAGCGTGGTCTTGATCACTTCATGGCGCATCAGGGATACCGCGAGGCTTTGCAGTGTAGCCTTACGGTGGGCCGAGTTGCGACTCAGTTGTCTGCCTATATTGCGATGACGCATGACTCAATTCCTAAGCTTAGGCCGAGGCCTTCTGATCTTTGAGACCGGCCGGCGGCCAGTTGTCCAGTTTCATCCCGAGCGAGAGCCCGTGCTGGGCCAGAACGTCCTTGATTTCGGTCAGGGACTTCTTGCCGAGATTTGGGGTCTTAAGCAATTCGACCTCGGTTTTCTGGATCAGGTCACCGATGAAAAAGATATTTTCTGCCTTGAGGCAATTCGCCGAACGCACGGTCAGCTCAAGTTCATCAACCGAACGCCGCAGAATCGGGTCGATTTCAGCCTTGGCCGTGGGCAATTCGCTATGCTCCTCACCCTTGAGGTCGACAAAAACCTCCAGTTGACTACGCAGGATTCCGGCGGCGAGACGAATAACTTCCTCGGCATCGACTGTGCCATTGGTTTCAAGCTCAATCACCAAACGATCAAGGTCGGTACGTTGCTCAACGCGGGCACGCTCAACGGAATAGGCCACGCGAATGATCGGGCTAAAGCTTGCATCCAGCAACAATCGGCCGATGGTGTGATCGTCCGCGTCGCTATTGCGACGTGCCGCGGCGGGCTGATAACCCCGTCCACGCGCAACCTTAAGCGTCATGTTGACTTCGCCTTCCTTCGTCAGGTGCGCGATGACATGCTCAGGATTCAGAATCTCGACGTCGTGACCCAACGTGATGTCCGCGGCAGTAATGACGCCCGGCCCCTTCTTACGCAAGGTTAGAACGGCTTCGTCCTGTCCATGCATACGGACGGCCAAACCCTTCAGGTTAAGGAGGATTTCGACGACGTCTTCCTGTACGCCCTCAAGCGCTGTGTACTCATGCAACACGCCGTCGATTTCGGCCTCGATAACTGCACAACCCGGAATCGAGGACAACAGGATACGGCGGAGCGCATTCCCGAGCGTGTGACCAAATCCACGCTCCAGTGGCTCAAGCGCCACTTTTGCATGATTCGGTGTGAATGCCTGTACGTCGATATGACGCGGCTTAAGCAATTCGGATGCCTGCATCTGTAAACCTCTTTCGATCGACGGGCTGAAACGCGGCTAATTACTTGGAGTAGAGCTCGACCACGAGCGACTCGTTGATATCCGCGGGCAGGTCGCTACGCTCAGGTGCACTCTTGAACACACCTTCCATTTTTTTCGCGTCAATTTCGATCCACCCTGGAATACCGAACTGCTCAGCAATCGTCAGCGCGTCTTGAATACGCGACTGCTTCCGGGCACGTTCACGAATCGCTACAACATCATTGCTCGATACTTGAAAAGACGCGATGTTGACCACTTCACCGTTGACCGTAATGGCACGATGACTGACCAGTTGGCGCGCCTCTGCCCGTGTTACCGCAAAACCCATGCGGTAGACAACATTATCCAGACGTGACTCAAGCATTTTCAGCAGGTTCTCACCCGTCGAACCCTTCTGATGCGCCGCTTTTTTGAAGTAATTGCGGAACTGGCGCTCGAGCACACCGTAGATACGGCGCAGCTTCTGCTTCTCGCGCAGCTGCGTGCCGTAATCGGACACTCGCGTGCGCCGATCGCCGTGCTGGCCGGGCACTTTTTCCAGCTTACACTTGGACTCGAGACCGCGCGCCCGACTCTTCAGGAAGAGATCGGTGCCTTCGCGGCGACTCAGTTTGCACTTCGGACCTATATAACGTGCCATCGATGACTACCCCAAACTTATACGCGACGGCGCTTCGGCGGCCGGCAACCATTATGCGGAATCGGCGTCACATCACTGATGCTGGTGATTTTGAAGCCGGCATTATTGAGCGCGCGAACCGCTGATTCACGACCAGGCCCAGGCCCCTTCACGCGCACTTCGAGATTCTTCATTCCGTACTCGAGTGCCACGGTCCCTGCACGCTCCGCAGCCACCTGGGCAGCGAATGGCGTGCTCTTACGTGAACCACGAAAACCGGAACCGCCCGAAGTTGCCCAACACAGGGCATTTCCCTGGCGATCCGTGATGGTCACGATGGTATTGTTGAAGGAAGCGTTGATATGCGCCACACCATCTGTGACAACCCGCTTCGTCTTTTTGCGCGTACGCGCGACCGTAGGCTTAGCCATATGACTTACTAACGTCCGTTCTGTCGTTTACTTGCGAATTGCCTTGCGGGGGCCCTTGCGCGTCCGCGCATTCGTGCGCGTACGCTGACCACGCACGGGCAGACCGCGGCGGTGGCGCAGGCCACGGTAAGAACCCATATCCATCAGGCGCTTGATCTGCATGCTGACTTCACGACGGAGATCACCTTCGACGACGTACTGACCAACCGTCTGACGAATTGACTCCAGCTCAGCCTCGGTCAGATCCTTGATCTTCGTCTCCGGGCGAATGCCAGTCGTCTCACAAATCGCCTGGGCGCGATGACGTCCGACGCCGTAGATTGCCGTCAAGGCGATCACTGCGTGCTTCTGATCAGGTATGTTGACACCTGCTACACGTGCCATTCAGAAACTCTCCATAACCCTGGCGGAAAAGCCGAGCATCATACCCGCTATCCATTCCAGATACAATGTTTGTCAGCCCTGGCGCTGCTTATGCCGGGGTTCCGTGCAGATCACGCGGACTACGCCATTACGGCGAATAATCTTGCAATGACGGCAAATCTTCTTAATCGATGCTCGAACTTTCATCTTTCTTTCCTCACCAATGGGCTCAGCGACTACTTCCGCCTCGTCCGTAAGCCTTCATATTCGCCTTTTTCATCAGTCCATCGTACTGATGCGACATCATGTGCGCCTGGACCTGCGCCATGAAGTCCATGAGTACCACAACGATGATCAACAGGGACGTGCCACCGAAATAAAACGGTACGTTCCAGTACAGAATCAAAAATTCTGGCAACAGACACACCAGCGTAATGTAGATGGCGCCGACACCGGTTAACCGTGTCATAACACCATCTATGTATCGCGCCGTCTGATCGCCCGGTCTAATCCCAGGCACCAAAGCGCCTGCTTTTTTCAAATTATCTGCCGTCTCACGGGAGTTGAACACCAACGCCGTGTAAAAGAAGGCGAAAAATATGATCGCCGTGGCATACAGCAAAACATAAAGTGGCTGTCCAGGCGCCAATGCCGTGGAAAGGTTCTGTAACCACTGCATGCCATCCGTGCGCCCGAACCATTGCCCCAATGTCGCAGGGAACAGGATGATGCTCGAAGCGAATATCGGCGGTATCACGCCTGCCATATTCAATTTCAGCGGCAAGTGACTAGATTGTGCCGCGTATATCTTCCGCCCAACTTGGCGTTTGGCATAATTGACTGTGATGCGACGCTGCCCGCGTTCAACGAAAACCACGAAAGCAGTCACTGCAACCGCAAGCGCGCCCAGCATGATAATCGTACCTGACGATAACTCGCCCGTGCTTGCCAACTCAAGTGTTCCACCCACCGCTTGTGGAAGGCCTGCGACAATGCCGGCGAAAATAATCATGGAAATACCGTTACCAAGACCACGCTCGGTAATCTGCTCACCCAGCCACATCAGGAACATGGTACCCGTCACCAAGGTCACCGTGGCAGTCAGGATGAATCCTATGCCGGGATGAATGGCAACGGACATACCGTTGACTTGCTGACCCTCCAACGCCACGGATACACCGATGGCCTGGAAGGTCGCGAGTGCCACAGTGGCATAACGCGTATATTGGGTAATTTTGCGCTGACCTGCCTGACCCTCTTTTTTCAACTGCTCCAAACTGGGAACGACCGATGTCAGAAGCTGAATGATAATTGATGCCGATATATACGGCATCACACCCAGCGCCAAAACACTCAGTCTCTGGAGTGCCCCACCCGAAAACATGTTGAACATTCCGAGAATCGAGCCGCTGTGTTCCGTAAAAAACCGCGACATGGCAACTGGGTTAATACCGGGCACGGGTATAAAGGTGCCGATTCGATAAACGATCAACGCCAATACCAAAAATATCAGGCGCTTGCGTAACTCGGCGAAACGCCCGAGCCCTGCTAATCCGCCTGCAGTGCCAGCGCCCGGGAGTGCCATCAGTCTTCGACCTTTCCGCCTGCTTGTTCGATTGCGATCCGTGCACCAGCCGTCACGGCCAAGCCACGCACGGTAACAGGCTTTTCGATCTTACCTGAAGCGATGACCTTGACCTTAAGCGTCCGCGGTGAAATCAGATCAGCGGCTATCAGGGCAGCCATATCGATCACGTCCGCGTTTACCTTGGCGAGTTCGTGCAGACGGATCTCGTCAACACGGCTCGACTTGCGCGAATTGAAGCCGATCTTTGGCAAGCGGCGTTGCAAAGGCATCTGACCACCTTCGAAACCGACCTTGTGATAACCACCTGAACGCGCATGCTGGCCCTTATGACCACGACCAGCAGTTTTGCCAAGGCCGGAACCGATACCGCGTCCAACGCGAACATTTGACGGGCGGCTGCCTGGTGCGGGCTTTAACGTATTAAGCTTCATGTCAGGCCTCCTCTACCTGAAGCAGGTAGTGAATCTTGTTGACCATCCCGCGGTTCTCAGGTGTATCGATGACTTCCACCGAATGGCGTATACGACGCAAGCCGAGACCGCGTGCACAGGCCTGGTGAGCCTTGATGCGCCCGCTGAGGCTACGAACCAGCGTTACCTTGATGCGTTTGGTGTCGGCAGTCATGTGTTTAACCCTTAATCTCTTCGATGCTTTTGCCACGCTTGGCCGCGATCTGTTCCGGCGACGTCATTCCTAACAGACCGTTTAGGGTCGCACGAACAACGTTGACAGGGTTACGCGTACCGATGCACTTGGCCAGAATGTTGCGCACGCCGGCAACCTCAAAAACTGCGCGCATGGCACCACCAGCAATCACCCCGGTACCTTCGGAAGCGGGCTTCATAAATACCTGTGCGGCACCATGACGCCCCGTCGAGGCATAGTGAAGTGTTCCCTCACTCAGGGGCACTCTCACCATATTTTTACGCGCCTTTTCAAGTGACTTTTGGATCGCGGCCGGCACTTCTCTCGCCTTACCGTAACCCATGCCGACACGACCATTCCCGTCACCCACGACCGTTAAGGCCGTGAAACCGAACTGGCGACCACCCTTCACCACCTTGGCGACACGGTTCACCGTAACCAGCTTTTCCTGCAAGCCGTCGCTACTCGTCGAGCTTTCAATATTCGTTGCCATTAGCCGCCTTCCTAGAAGTCAAGTCCATTCTCGCGGGCCGCATCCGCGAGCGCTTTGACACGCCCGTGATAACGGAATCCTGACCGGTCGAAGGCTACCGTCTTGATGCCTTTTTCGGCCGCGCGCTCGGCGACAAGTCGGCCAACTGTTTTGGCGGCCTCTATGTTGCCAGTGTATTTCTCGTTGCCACGAACTGTCGTCTCGACCGTCGAGGCGGTCGCAATGACCTCCGAGCCGTTCGGGGCGATGATTTGGGCGTAGATGTGACGAGGTGTGCGATGGATGCACAGCCGAGTGACACCGAGTTCCTTGATTTTCGAGCGGGCGCGCTTTGCGCGGCGCAGACGAGACTGTTTCTTTTCCATAGTTTCGGACCTACTTCTTCTTGGCTTCCTTGCGGATAATATGCTCGCCCGAGTATTTCACACCCTTGCCCTTGTAGGGCTCAGGCGGACGGTACGCGCGTATCTCCGCAGCCACTTGACCGACCTTTTGACGGTCGGCACCCTTGACCACGATCTCGGTCTGACTCGGTGTTTCGATCGTTATTCCTTCTGGAATCGGATATTCAACCGGGTGTGAGAAGCCCAGCGTTAAATTCAACGCCTTACCTTGGGCCTGCGCACGATAGCCGACGCCTACGAGTTCGAGTTTCTTCTCGTAACCCTGGCTGACTCCGGTGACCAGATTTTGCGTGAGCGCGCGCATGGTCCCTACCATGGCGAGCTCTTGCGTGGTGCCATCTGCCCGTGCCAAGTGTAAAACCCCACTTTCTTCGCGCACGACAACATCCACGTGCAAGTCCTGGACGCCCTCACCCTTCGGACCCTTGGCCTTGATCGTTTGCCCATCGATACTCACCTGGACACCGCCAGGGATCTCGACCGGCTTATTCGCAACTCTCGACATGATTCGGTCCCGTTATGCCACTACACAAATCACTTCGCCGCCGCAACCCGCCTGTCGTGCAGCACGATCACTCATCACACCCTTGGAGGTGGAGACAATCGCGACACCCAGGCCGTTAAGCACACGGGGAAGTTCGTCTTTTTCCCGGTAAATACGAAGACCGGGACGGCTTACGCGATCAATACGCTCGATCACGCCTTTGCCTTCGTAATAGCGCAAGGTCACGACCAGTTGAGGCTTCGCCGCATTGTCGGCAACGACTTCAAAACTGTCGATATAACCTTCGTCCTTGAGCACCTGAGCAATCGCCAGCTTGCGCTTGGAGGAAGGCATCGCAACTTGCTTCTTACGTGCCTGCTGGCCATTGCGGATGCGCGTAAACATGTCCGCGAGTGGATCGGTCATACTCATTCTTTAGATCCTCGATTACCAGCTAGCCATCCGGAGACCGGGCACATCACCACGCATGGCTGCTTCACGCAGCTTATTGCGACCCAGACCGAATTTTCGGTACACACCATGCGGACGCCCGGTCAGGCGGCAGCGGCTCTGTTGGCGCACCGGGCTTGAATCGCGCGGCAGCTTCTGTAATGCGGTTACTGCGGCGCGCTTTTCTTCGTGACTCGCCTCTGGGCTGAGAATCAGCGCCCGCAGGGCTTCACGCTTTTTCGCATAGCGCTTGGCAAGTGCCTCGCGTTTGCGTTCGCGCTCAATCATCGATGTCTTTGCC comes from the Acidihalobacter yilgarnensis genome and includes:
- a CDS encoding SAM-dependent chlorinase/fluorinase yields the protein MIHLITDFDIEGPYLGQMQAVLLRIAQGVAVINLLSDAPLCNPICSA
- a CDS encoding RNA-guided endonuclease TnpB family protein — translated: MNVKRAYRFRFYPTPAQAQVLAQTFGCTRFAYNHMLRLRSDAWLQRQERVGYHETSAALTALKKTPEHAWLNDVSSVPVQQALRHLNTAFTHFFAKRARYPAFKRKHGPQSAEYTTSAFRWTPALRELRLAKMSEPLNIRWSRTIPKAAKLTTVTVSLDAAGRYFASLLCDDAVASNPVVSGQIGIDLGLTHFAVLSTGEKVTSPKAFRQNESRLGRLQRRLAKKKLGSKNRAKAKSKVARVHAHITDSRRDFLHKLSTRLVSENQVIAIETLSVNDLQRNHPLAKSISDAGWSEFVRQLEYKAQWYGRTLIGIDRWYPSSKRCSVCGHTQGSMPLSVRTWTCPECDTQHDRDINAARNVLAAGLAASAHGEAVSPVLQ
- the rplQ gene encoding 50S ribosomal protein L17; the protein is MRHRNIGRQLSRNSAHRKATLQSLAVSLMRHEVIKTTLPKAKELRRTAEPLITLAKEDSVHHRRMAFDRLRDKEIVGKLFSELGPRYKTRPGGYLRILKCGFRAGDNAPMALVELVDRPDE
- a CDS encoding DNA-directed RNA polymerase subunit alpha yields the protein MQASELLKPRHIDVQAFTPNHAKVALEPLERGFGHTLGNALRRILLSSIPGCAVIEAEIDGVLHEYTALEGVQEDVVEILLNLKGLAVRMHGQDEAVLTLRKKGPGVITAADITLGHDVEILNPEHVIAHLTKEGEVNMTLKVARGRGYQPAAARRNSDADDHTIGRLLLDASFSPIIRVAYSVERARVEQRTDLDRLVIELETNGTVDAEEVIRLAAGILRSQLEVFVDLKGEEHSELPTAKAEIDPILRRSVDELELTVRSANCLKAENIFFIGDLIQKTEVELLKTPNLGKKSLTEIKDVLAQHGLSLGMKLDNWPPAGLKDQKASA
- the rpsD gene encoding 30S ribosomal protein S4, with protein sequence MARYIGPKCKLSRREGTDLFLKSRARGLESKCKLEKVPGQHGDRRTRVSDYGTQLREKQKLRRIYGVLERQFRNYFKKAAHQKGSTGENLLKMLESRLDNVVYRMGFAVTRAEARQLVSHRAITVNGEVVNIASFQVSSNDVVAIRERARKQSRIQDALTIAEQFGIPGWIEIDAKKMEGVFKSAPERSDLPADINESLVVELYSK
- the rpsK gene encoding 30S ribosomal protein S11, whose product is MAKPTVARTRKKTKRVVTDGVAHINASFNNTIVTITDRQGNALCWATSGGSGFRGSRKSTPFAAQVAAERAGTVALEYGMKNLEVRVKGPGPGRESAVRALNNAGFKITSISDVTPIPHNGCRPPKRRRV
- the rpsM gene encoding 30S ribosomal protein S13 — translated: MARVAGVNIPDQKHAVIALTAIYGVGRHRAQAICETTGIRPETKIKDLTEAELESIRQTVGQYVVEGDLRREVSMQIKRLMDMGSYRGLRHRRGLPVRGQRTRTNARTRKGPRKAIRK
- the rpmJ gene encoding 50S ribosomal protein L36 — protein: MKVRASIKKICRHCKIIRRNGVVRVICTEPRHKQRQG
- the secY gene encoding preprotein translocase subunit SecY gives rise to the protein MALPGAGTAGGLAGLGRFAELRKRLIFLVLALIVYRIGTFIPVPGINPVAMSRFFTEHSGSILGMFNMFSGGALQRLSVLALGVMPYISASIIIQLLTSVVPSLEQLKKEGQAGQRKITQYTRYATVALATFQAIGVSVALEGQQVNGMSVAIHPGIGFILTATVTLVTGTMFLMWLGEQITERGLGNGISMIIFAGIVAGLPQAVGGTLELASTGELSSGTIIMLGALAVAVTAFVVFVERGQRRITVNYAKRQVGRKIYAAQSSHLPLKLNMAGVIPPIFASSIILFPATLGQWFGRTDGMQWLQNLSTALAPGQPLYVLLYATAIIFFAFFYTALVFNSRETADNLKKAGALVPGIRPGDQTARYIDGVMTRLTGVGAIYITLVCLLPEFLILYWNVPFYFGGTSLLIIVVVLMDFMAQVQAHMMSHQYDGLMKKANMKAYGRGGSSR
- the rplO gene encoding 50S ribosomal protein L15, which produces MKLNTLKPAPGSRPSNVRVGRGIGSGLGKTAGRGHKGQHARSGGYHKVGFEGGQMPLQRRLPKIGFNSRKSSRVDEIRLHELAKVNADVIDMAALIAADLISPRTLKVKVIASGKIEKPVTVRGLAVTAGARIAIEQAGGKVED
- the rpmD gene encoding 50S ribosomal protein L30; amino-acid sequence: MTADTKRIKVTLVRSLSGRIKAHQACARGLGLRRIRHSVEVIDTPENRGMVNKIHYLLQVEEA
- the rpsE gene encoding 30S ribosomal protein S5, which produces MATNIESSTSSDGLQEKLVTVNRVAKVVKGGRQFGFTALTVVGDGNGRVGMGYGKAREVPAAIQKSLEKARKNMVRVPLSEGTLHYASTGRHGAAQVFMKPASEGTGVIAGGAMRAVFEVAGVRNILAKCIGTRNPVNVVRATLNGLLGMTSPEQIAAKRGKSIEEIKG
- the rplR gene encoding 50S ribosomal protein L18, with the translated sequence MEKKQSRLRRAKRARSKIKELGVTRLCIHRTPRHIYAQIIAPNGSEVIATASTVETTVRGNEKYTGNIEAAKTVGRLVAERAAEKGIKTVAFDRSGFRYHGRVKALADAARENGLDF
- the rplF gene encoding 50S ribosomal protein L6 — protein: MSRVANKPVEIPGGVQVSIDGQTIKAKGPKGEGVQDLHVDVVVREESGVLHLARADGTTQELAMVGTMRALTQNLVTGVSQGYEKKLELVGVGYRAQAQGKALNLTLGFSHPVEYPIPEGITIETPSQTEIVVKGADRQKVGQVAAEIRAYRPPEPYKGKGVKYSGEHIIRKEAKKK
- the rpsH gene encoding 30S ribosomal protein S8; the protein is MSMTDPLADMFTRIRNGQQARKKQVAMPSSKRKLAIAQVLKDEGYIDSFEVVADNAAKPQLVVTLRYYEGKGVIERIDRVSRPGLRIYREKDELPRVLNGLGVAIVSTSKGVMSDRAARQAGCGGEVICVVA
- the rpsN gene encoding 30S ribosomal protein S14; translation: MAKTSMIERERKREALAKRYAKKREALRALILSPEASHEEKRAAVTALQKLPRDSSPVRQQSRCRLTGRPHGVYRKFGLGRNKLREAAMRGDVPGLRMASW